In one window of Maniola hyperantus chromosome 18, iAphHyp1.2, whole genome shotgun sequence DNA:
- the LOC138403592 gene encoding uncharacterized protein: MSSSSSDERQGESNVTTRLAKKARPTPPKVDDAAPIENRRFKVRVPPFSPEEPEIWFALLEGQFENYGIRDDATKFTHVLTNLDLVHAKAVKELIVNPPERHRYNKIKTELIRRLSASHEKKVKQLLTHEELGDRKPSQFLRHLQDLAGPAVPADFIKSIWSQRLPSNIQTLVASQPTLSLEQLADLADHVHDIVTPCNVAAASTSYTATSNIASEIAELKKMVERLSTRLDEHTRGPTTSDHTRGSCCSASRSRSHERRRTPPRQRDRSNSSYKRYPVCYYHHRFGAEARRCSKPCDFKKAENTMGSR; the protein is encoded by the coding sequence ATGAGCTCCAGCAGCAGCGACGAACGGCAGGGCGAGTCGAATGTAACCACGCGGTTAGCTAAGAAGGCACGCCCCACACCGCCAAAAGTGGACGACGCGGCACCGATCGAGAACCGTCGATTTAAGGTTAGAGTTCCACCTTTCTCGCCCGAGGAACCAGAAATTTGGTTCGCTCTTTTGGAGGGCCAATTCGAAAACTACGGCATACGAGACGACGCGACCAAATTCACACATGTACTTACAAATTTGGACCTCGTACATGCCAAGGCAGTCAAAGAGCTAATCGTAAACCCTCCGGAGCGCCAccgttacaataaaataaaaacggaaTTAATACGCCGTCTCTCAGCGTCCCATGAAAAAAAGGTCAAGCAGCTGCTGACCCACGAGGAGCTGGGGGACAGGAAGCCATCACAATTCCTGAGACACCTTCAGGACCTTGCAGGACCGGCTGTTCCGGCGGATTTTATTAAGAGCATTTGGAGTCAACGTTTACCTAGCAACATACAGACGTTAGTCGCCTCGCAGCCGACACTCTCACTAGAACAGCTCGCCGACTTAGCCGACCATGTGCACGACATCGTCACGCCGTGCAACGTGGCGGCGGCGTCGACGAGTTACACCGCTACGAGCAACATCGCCAGCGAGATCGCCGAGCTCAAGAAAATGGTCGAGCGCCTGTCCACCAGACTCGACGAGCACACTCGTGGACCTACGACTTCAGACCATACCCGGGGATCATGCTGTTCCGCCAGCCGTTCCAGATCACACGAGCGCCGCCGAACACCGCCGCGACAGAGGGACCGCTCCAACTCCAGCTACAAGAGATATCCGGTATGCTATTACCACCACCGGTTCGGAGCGGAGGCTCGGCGATGCTCGAAGCCGTGCGATTTTAAAAAAGCGGAAAACACGATGGGCAGTCGCTGA